The Thioalkalivibrio sulfidiphilus HL-EbGr7 genome includes a window with the following:
- a CDS encoding mitochondrial fission ELM1 family protein, with translation MTSQAVGLAEAVGLPFDQKTIGLKLPWRWLPGHLCPGALRFGLTRQSSPLVPPWPDLLIVCGRRSQAVAIAIRRLSGGKTLTVYVQDPKIPARYFDLVVPPRHDGLEGPNVMPTRGALHRITHEKLAEAAARQTGRFAHLSRPLVTVLLGGSSRSSRLTPEISAALGRELARLVREQDVGLAITASRRTGPENLGAFRAALGDVPHFLWDGEGENPYLAMLGLADYIVVTGDSVSMVSEAASTGKPVYVVDLEGYSNRLKVFHQELRREGITRPFPGPLERWVYEPVNDTARVAGRIRQMLAARGLAGIDQA, from the coding sequence TTGGATTGAAGCTGCCATGGCGTTGGCTGCCCGGACACCTGTGCCCCGGCGCCCTGCGATTCGGTCTGACCCGTCAAAGTTCTCCACTTGTGCCGCCATGGCCGGACTTGCTCATCGTCTGCGGGCGACGCAGTCAGGCAGTGGCGATTGCCATTCGCCGTCTGAGTGGCGGCAAGACCCTGACGGTCTATGTTCAGGACCCCAAGATCCCTGCGCGTTACTTCGATCTGGTCGTTCCTCCGCGTCACGATGGGCTCGAGGGGCCGAATGTCATGCCCACCCGGGGTGCCCTGCACCGGATTACCCATGAAAAACTGGCCGAGGCCGCTGCGCGTCAGACTGGTCGGTTTGCGCACTTGTCACGTCCGCTGGTGACGGTGTTGCTGGGTGGCTCAAGCCGCAGCAGTCGGTTGACCCCCGAAATCAGTGCCGCGTTGGGAAGGGAGTTGGCCAGACTGGTCAGAGAACAAGATGTCGGGCTTGCCATCACCGCCTCCCGCAGAACGGGGCCGGAGAATCTTGGGGCATTTCGCGCCGCATTGGGTGATGTGCCGCATTTTCTCTGGGATGGGGAGGGGGAGAACCCCTATCTGGCTATGCTTGGCCTTGCCGACTACATCGTGGTGACCGGGGACTCGGTGTCCATGGTCTCCGAGGCCGCCAGCACCGGAAAGCCCGTGTATGTTGTTGACCTGGAGGGTTACAGCAACCGGCTGAAGGTGTTCCACCAGGAGTTGCGCAGGGAAGGGATCACTCGACCGTTTCCTGGGCCGCTGGAACGCTGGGTGTACGAGCCGGTCAATGATACGGCGCGTGTGGCTGGGCGTATCCGCCAGATGCTCGCTGCGCGCGGTCTTGCAGGGATCGATCAAGCTTGA
- the lpxL gene encoding LpxL/LpxP family Kdo(2)-lipid IV(A) lauroyl/palmitoleoyl acyltransferase has translation MARNRRHESPLRPRYWPYWLAVGLLWVLSKLPMGLQRWMGYRIGDLFHAFGRRRRHIARVNVDLCFPDWSESERARLVREHFRAVGFALFETTLSWWASDARLRKLVRLEGLEHLEQALARGKGVLLLSAHFTTLELAGRLLTQHHRFAAMYRPHENPVIEKLFASNRNRHCLQAIQRNDVKGLLRALKQNQAVWYAPDQGKGGRNSVIAPFFGEPASTHTGTHRIARVSGAPVVPFFGFREPDGTYRLVIEPPLENFPTDDVLADTTQINRVIEAAVRKAPDQYFWAHRRFKKRKGMPDPYLAPPSHRRKTETSEK, from the coding sequence ATGGCCCGCAACCGACGACATGAATCCCCGCTTCGCCCCCGCTACTGGCCTTACTGGCTGGCGGTCGGACTCCTGTGGGTCCTGTCGAAACTCCCCATGGGACTGCAACGCTGGATGGGCTATCGCATTGGCGACCTGTTCCACGCCTTCGGCAGGCGTCGGCGTCACATCGCCCGGGTCAACGTGGACCTGTGCTTCCCGGACTGGAGCGAGTCCGAAAGGGCGCGTCTGGTACGCGAACACTTCCGCGCCGTGGGGTTCGCCCTGTTCGAGACCACCCTCTCCTGGTGGGCCAGCGATGCGCGTCTGCGCAAGCTGGTACGCCTCGAGGGTCTGGAGCACCTCGAACAGGCCCTCGCCAGGGGCAAGGGCGTGCTGCTGCTCAGTGCCCACTTCACCACCCTGGAGCTGGCCGGCCGCCTTTTGACCCAGCATCACCGGTTTGCCGCGATGTACCGCCCCCACGAGAACCCGGTCATCGAGAAACTGTTCGCAAGCAATCGCAACCGGCACTGCCTGCAGGCCATTCAGCGCAACGACGTGAAAGGACTGTTGCGCGCACTCAAGCAAAACCAGGCGGTCTGGTACGCCCCGGACCAGGGCAAGGGCGGCAGAAACAGCGTGATCGCCCCATTCTTCGGTGAGCCCGCCTCAACGCACACCGGTACGCATCGCATTGCCCGGGTGAGCGGAGCCCCCGTGGTCCCATTTTTTGGTTTTCGTGAGCCGGACGGGACTTACCGCCTCGTGATCGAGCCGCCGCTGGAGAACTTCCCCACCGATGACGTCCTGGCCGATACGACGCAAATCAACCGGGTCATCGAGGCCGCCGTGCGCAAGGCCCCGGACCAGTACTTCTGGGCCCATCGGCGCTTCAAGAAGCGCAAAGGCATGCCAGATCCCTACTTGGCCCCGCCCTCCCACCGGCGAAAAACCGAGACATCAGAAAAATGA
- the waaA gene encoding lipid IV(A) 3-deoxy-D-manno-octulosonic acid transferase: MWRALYSLLLYLLWPLVAMRLLWRARRNPEYRRRWGERFAVGPRLDAAPRLWVHAVSVGEVVAAVPLVRALMARFPDHRILVTTTTPTGSAELRRRLGETVEHRYLPLDLPHLMRGLVRAVRPRLLVVMETELWPNLFAACRRQGVPVMLVNGRLSARSFQGYRRIRPLVAEALGAVTALAARSEEDAERFIGLGARPERVRVTGNLKYDLELPAGGEGIKPLTRPAWIAASTHEGEDARLLAVHGRILERVPDALLILVPRHPERFEAVAELCRAVGMPAARRSRGERPGPATRVWLGDTMGELPELFPLARVAFMGGSLVPTGGHNPLEAAAHGLPVLTGPHVFNFREVFDALVQAGGAEVVGDEASLAERLIALLNDEAERSRRGEAAARVVQENRGAVARVVDWVGQVASG, from the coding sequence ATGTGGCGTGCCCTCTATTCCCTGCTGCTGTACCTGCTGTGGCCCCTGGTGGCCATGCGGTTGCTGTGGCGCGCCCGGCGCAATCCGGAATACCGGCGGCGTTGGGGGGAGCGCTTTGCCGTGGGGCCGCGCCTGGATGCTGCGCCCCGCCTCTGGGTTCATGCGGTCTCCGTGGGGGAGGTGGTGGCTGCGGTGCCGCTGGTGCGCGCGCTAATGGCCCGTTTCCCGGATCACCGCATCCTGGTCACCACCACCACGCCCACCGGCTCTGCCGAGTTGCGCCGCCGCCTGGGTGAGACGGTGGAGCACCGTTACCTGCCCCTGGATCTGCCCCATCTGATGCGCGGCCTGGTGCGTGCCGTCCGGCCGCGCCTGCTCGTGGTCATGGAGACGGAACTCTGGCCCAACCTGTTCGCCGCCTGCCGCCGGCAGGGGGTGCCGGTGATGCTGGTCAACGGGCGGCTCTCGGCGCGTTCTTTCCAGGGCTACCGGCGCATCCGGCCCCTGGTGGCCGAGGCCTTGGGGGCGGTGACCGCGCTGGCGGCCCGGTCGGAGGAGGATGCCGAGCGGTTCATCGGGCTGGGCGCCAGGCCCGAGCGGGTGCGGGTGACCGGCAATCTGAAATACGACCTGGAACTGCCGGCAGGCGGGGAGGGGATCAAGCCCCTGACGCGACCCGCGTGGATCGCGGCCAGTACCCACGAGGGCGAGGATGCGCGTCTGCTCGCGGTCCACGGGCGGATACTCGAACGTGTGCCGGACGCCTTGCTGATCCTGGTGCCCCGGCATCCGGAGCGTTTCGAGGCGGTGGCCGAGCTGTGTCGGGCGGTGGGCATGCCGGCTGCCCGGCGTTCACGGGGTGAGCGGCCGGGTCCCGCCACCCGGGTGTGGCTGGGCGACACCATGGGTGAATTGCCCGAACTGTTTCCCCTCGCCCGGGTGGCCTTCATGGGCGGCAGCCTGGTGCCGACCGGCGGGCACAACCCCCTGGAGGCGGCGGCCCATGGACTTCCGGTGCTGACCGGCCCCCACGTGTTCAACTTCCGCGAGGTGTTCGACGCCCTGGTGCAGGCGGGTGGGGCAGAGGTGGTGGGTGACGAGGCCTCCCTGGCCGAGCGCCTCATCGCGCTGCTCAACGATGAGGCCGAGCGTTCGCGCCGGGGCGAGGCGGCGGCGCGGGTGGTGCAGGAAAACCGGGGCGCGGTGGCGCGTGTGGTGGACTGGGTGGGGCAAGTGGCGAGTGGCTAG
- a CDS encoding hydrolase, with the protein MQALGLCHAAHGQLLIVDVQERLAGAMDATAREGVVRAAGRLAQAAGQLEIPVLVSEQYPKGLGPTVAPLAAQLPASARVLDKTSFSCCGDSGLLDALKSARRPQVVVCGMETHVCVLQTALDLLGAGFTPFVVEDAVCSRDPAHKANALHRLRQAGAVVTNHESVIFEWLRDARHSQFKALSALIK; encoded by the coding sequence GTGCAGGCCCTAGGACTCTGTCACGCCGCCCACGGGCAGTTGCTGATCGTCGACGTCCAGGAGCGCCTGGCCGGCGCCATGGATGCCACGGCCCGGGAGGGCGTGGTGCGCGCCGCCGGGCGCCTGGCCCAGGCCGCCGGCCAGCTGGAGATCCCGGTGCTGGTCTCCGAGCAGTACCCCAAGGGACTCGGTCCTACCGTGGCGCCCCTGGCCGCGCAGTTGCCGGCCAGCGCTCGGGTGCTGGACAAGACCTCCTTCTCCTGCTGCGGGGATTCCGGCCTGCTGGACGCGTTGAAATCGGCCCGCCGCCCCCAGGTGGTGGTCTGCGGCATGGAGACCCACGTGTGCGTGTTGCAGACCGCCCTGGACCTGCTCGGCGCCGGCTTCACCCCCTTCGTGGTGGAAGACGCCGTCTGCTCCCGTGACCCGGCCCACAAGGCCAACGCCCTGCACCGCCTGCGCCAGGCCGGCGCCGTGGTGACCAACCACGAGTCGGTGATCTTCGAATGGCTGCGGGATGCAAGGCATTCCCAGTTCAAGGCCCTGTCGGCCTTGATCAAGTAG
- a CDS encoding TolC family outer membrane protein, with the protein MTTRLHRILLSLTLGAVLLLPTSQAADLWTIYQTALQHDAELRAAEADYRAALEARPQARSVLLPQIDAGATQAHTRSEPSPGSSFSYDTTRFDITLNQSVYDHRNYVALRQADLGIAQATAFRDAARQALILRVAESYFGVLTAQDTLSFAEAEKEAIGRQLEQAERRFEVGLIAITDVKESQAQFDIAVAQEIAARNQLDIAREQLAVVTGQYYEALASLSDRLPLTTPEPADMSRWVESAIDRNLGLTARRFATEAAAEEIKRQRAGHYPTVGLQASYADIDNSGAPTANSQLLDRTDAQIALQLRVPIYSGGRTSSLTRESRERFDSAREQLELTQRLTVQQTRSAYLSVVAGISRVQALNQALASTQAAAEAAEAGFEVGTRTAVDVLLALREVFRAQRDYAQARYEFVVNTLRLKQAAGTLDEQDIQAINAWLE; encoded by the coding sequence ATGACCACCCGACTGCATCGCATCCTCCTGTCCCTGACCCTGGGCGCCGTGCTCCTGCTGCCCACCAGCCAGGCGGCGGACCTCTGGACCATCTACCAGACGGCCCTGCAGCACGATGCCGAACTGCGCGCCGCAGAGGCCGACTACCGGGCCGCTCTGGAGGCCCGCCCCCAGGCCCGCTCCGTGCTGCTGCCCCAGATCGATGCCGGTGCCACCCAGGCGCACACCCGCAGTGAACCGTCCCCCGGCTCCAGTTTCAGCTACGACACCACCCGCTTCGACATCACCCTGAACCAGAGCGTCTACGACCACCGCAACTACGTGGCCCTGCGCCAGGCGGACCTGGGCATCGCCCAGGCCACAGCGTTCCGCGACGCCGCCCGCCAGGCCCTGATCCTGCGCGTGGCCGAGTCCTACTTCGGCGTGCTCACTGCCCAGGACACCCTGTCCTTCGCCGAGGCCGAGAAGGAGGCCATCGGCCGGCAGCTGGAACAGGCGGAGCGGCGTTTCGAGGTGGGGCTGATCGCGATCACCGACGTGAAGGAATCCCAGGCCCAGTTCGACATCGCCGTGGCCCAGGAGATCGCCGCCCGCAACCAGCTGGACATCGCCCGGGAACAGCTGGCAGTGGTCACCGGCCAGTACTACGAGGCCCTGGCCAGTCTGAGCGACCGCCTGCCCCTGACCACGCCGGAACCCGCCGACATGAGCCGCTGGGTGGAGAGCGCCATCGACCGCAACCTGGGCCTGACCGCCCGGCGCTTCGCCACCGAGGCCGCCGCCGAGGAGATCAAGCGCCAACGCGCCGGCCACTACCCCACCGTGGGCCTGCAGGCCAGCTACGCGGACATCGACAACAGCGGCGCCCCGACGGCCAACTCCCAGCTCCTGGACCGCACCGACGCCCAGATCGCCCTGCAGCTGCGCGTGCCCATCTACAGTGGCGGGCGCACCTCCTCGCTCACCCGCGAGTCCCGGGAACGCTTCGACAGCGCCCGTGAACAGCTGGAACTGACCCAGCGCCTGACCGTGCAGCAGACCCGCAGTGCCTACCTGTCCGTAGTCGCCGGGATCTCCCGGGTGCAGGCCCTGAACCAGGCCCTGGCCTCCACCCAGGCCGCCGCCGAGGCCGCTGAGGCGGGCTTCGAGGTGGGCACCCGCACCGCCGTGGACGTGCTGCTGGCCCTGCGCGAGGTGTTTCGCGCCCAGCGGGACTACGCCCAGGCCCGCTATGAATTCGTGGTCAACACCCTGCGCCTGAAGCAGGCCGCCGGCACCCTGGACGAGCAGGACATTCAGGCCATCAACGCCTGGCTGGAGTGA
- a CDS encoding rhodanese-like domain-containing protein, producing MQQLTPRGLQAWLEDRGRPAPLLLDVREPWEYDIAHLQGSTLVPLSRIPAWLAEADPQQEIVVICHHGVRSHHAGLFLEHHGFSRVTNLVGGIDAWSREVDPHLPLY from the coding sequence ATGCAGCAGCTCACGCCCCGGGGTCTGCAGGCCTGGCTCGAGGACCGCGGACGGCCCGCGCCCCTGCTGCTGGACGTGCGCGAGCCTTGGGAATACGACATCGCCCACCTCCAGGGCTCCACCCTGGTGCCCCTGTCCCGCATCCCCGCCTGGCTGGCCGAGGCAGACCCGCAGCAGGAGATCGTGGTGATCTGCCACCACGGGGTGCGCAGCCACCACGCGGGGCTGTTCCTGGAACACCACGGCTTTTCCCGGGTCACTAACCTGGTGGGCGGGATCGACGCCTGGTCCCGGGAAGTGGATCCGCATCTTCCCCTATACTGA
- a CDS encoding protein-L-isoaspartate O-methyltransferase family protein, with product MNFEQARFNMVEQQIRPWDVLDQRVLDVIEQTPRELFVTEQHQGLAYADIEIPLGHGESMMAPKVEARMLQALNVRPTDVCLEIGTGSGYVTCCLAKLGAQVDSVDIHDDFKYAAMKRLEQQGITNAALRQGDAAHGWTVQRERYDVIAVTASLPEYRDCFERQLNVGGRLFVVVGQAPVMEAMLITRLGENEFTREMLFETCLKPLAGTEPKPRFVF from the coding sequence ATGAACTTCGAACAGGCCCGCTTCAACATGGTCGAGCAGCAGATCCGCCCCTGGGATGTGCTGGATCAGAGGGTGCTCGACGTGATCGAGCAGACCCCCCGGGAACTGTTCGTGACCGAGCAGCACCAGGGTCTGGCCTACGCGGACATCGAGATCCCCCTGGGCCACGGCGAGTCCATGATGGCCCCCAAGGTGGAGGCCCGCATGCTGCAGGCCCTGAACGTGCGGCCCACGGACGTGTGCCTGGAGATCGGCACCGGCTCCGGCTATGTAACCTGCTGCCTGGCCAAACTGGGCGCCCAGGTGGACAGCGTGGACATCCACGATGACTTCAAGTACGCCGCCATGAAGCGCCTGGAACAGCAGGGCATCACCAATGCCGCCCTGCGCCAGGGAGACGCCGCCCATGGCTGGACCGTGCAGCGGGAGCGCTACGACGTGATCGCCGTGACCGCTTCCCTGCCCGAGTACCGGGACTGCTTCGAGCGCCAGCTCAACGTGGGCGGGCGGCTGTTCGTGGTGGTGGGTCAGGCCCCGGTGATGGAGGCCATGCTCATCACCCGCCTGGGCGAGAATGAGTTCACCCGGGAGATGCTGTTCGAGACCTGTCTCAAGCCCCTGGCGGGCACCGAGCCCAAGCCCCGCTTCGTGTTCTGA
- the pap gene encoding polyphosphate:AMP phosphotransferase, with protein sequence MFEAAELGRKVSKSEYKDALPALRAGLTEAQQRLRDSGVSVLVIVEGVEGVGRGEVVNRLNGWLDTRGTETHAFWDVSSEEQSHPRYWRYWRSLPARGKIGLFFGAWYSEPLMRGTTGEWDGARVEAAATRIRDLERMLALEDTLILKFWFHLDKDTQKQRLKARKQDPDSRWSRRRNGDKLLDYKAFVGIGETVIQATDTALAPWYLIEATDPRYRDLTVARTLLKAITERLDAEGPVHREEMLSHAPSLPEAEEARLTVLDQVDLGQSLDKSRYKKRLEEAQRRLRALTWKARDAGRASVLVFEGWDAAGKGGTIRRLTAGIDARLHRVIPVGAPTDEELAHHYLWRFWRQVPGSGRITVFDRSWYGRVLVERVEGLARAEQWRRAFHEINDFEQQLCEHGILVHKFWLHISEAEQLARFRAREETAYKQHKLTDEDWRNREKRPEYEAAINEMVFRTSTEHAPWTLVPSEDKRFARVAVIETVCERLEAVLD encoded by the coding sequence ATGTTTGAAGCCGCCGAACTGGGCCGCAAGGTCTCCAAATCCGAGTACAAGGACGCCCTGCCGGCGCTGCGCGCCGGGCTCACGGAGGCCCAGCAGCGCCTGCGCGACAGCGGGGTCTCGGTGCTGGTGATCGTGGAAGGGGTCGAGGGCGTGGGCCGGGGCGAGGTGGTCAACCGGCTCAACGGCTGGCTGGACACCCGCGGCACCGAGACCCACGCCTTCTGGGACGTCTCCAGTGAGGAGCAATCCCACCCGCGCTACTGGCGCTACTGGCGCAGCCTGCCCGCCCGGGGAAAGATCGGCCTGTTCTTCGGCGCCTGGTATTCCGAGCCGCTGATGCGCGGCACCACCGGTGAGTGGGACGGGGCCCGGGTGGAGGCGGCCGCCACCCGCATCCGGGACCTGGAACGCATGCTGGCCCTGGAGGACACCCTGATCCTCAAGTTCTGGTTCCATCTGGACAAGGACACCCAGAAACAGCGCCTCAAGGCACGCAAGCAGGACCCGGACAGCCGCTGGTCCCGCCGGCGCAACGGCGACAAGCTGCTGGATTACAAGGCCTTTGTCGGTATCGGCGAGACGGTCATCCAGGCCACGGACACGGCGCTCGCCCCCTGGTACCTGATCGAGGCCACCGACCCCCGCTACCGGGACCTGACCGTGGCCCGCACCCTGCTCAAGGCCATCACGGAACGGCTGGATGCCGAGGGCCCCGTGCACCGGGAGGAGATGCTGTCCCACGCCCCGAGCCTCCCCGAGGCGGAGGAAGCGCGACTCACGGTGCTGGACCAGGTGGACCTGGGCCAGTCCCTGGACAAGTCCCGGTACAAGAAGCGTCTGGAGGAGGCCCAGCGGCGCCTGCGCGCCCTGACCTGGAAGGCCCGTGACGCCGGCCGGGCCAGCGTGCTGGTGTTCGAGGGCTGGGACGCGGCGGGCAAGGGCGGCACCATCCGGCGGCTGACAGCGGGCATCGATGCCCGGCTGCACCGGGTCATCCCCGTGGGGGCGCCCACGGATGAGGAGCTGGCCCATCATTATCTGTGGCGCTTCTGGCGCCAGGTGCCGGGGAGCGGGCGCATCACCGTGTTTGATCGTTCCTGGTACGGGCGGGTGCTGGTGGAGCGGGTGGAGGGCCTGGCCCGGGCGGAGCAGTGGCGCCGGGCCTTCCACGAGATCAACGACTTCGAGCAGCAGCTCTGCGAGCACGGCATCCTGGTGCACAAGTTCTGGCTGCACATCAGCGAGGCAGAGCAACTGGCCCGCTTCCGCGCCCGGGAGGAGACCGCCTACAAGCAGCACAAGCTCACCGACGAGGACTGGCGCAACCGGGAGAAGCGCCCGGAGTACGAGGCGGCCATCAACGAGATGGTATTCCGCACCAGCACCGAGCACGCCCCCTGGACCCTGGTCCCGTCCGAGGACAAGCGCTTCGCCCGGGTGGCCGTCATCGAAACGGTCTGCGAGCGCCTGGAAGCTGTGCTGGATTAG